A genome region from Euphorbia lathyris chromosome 4, ddEupLath1.1, whole genome shotgun sequence includes the following:
- the LOC136226035 gene encoding UDP-glycosyltransferase 76B1-like, which translates to METHLQKKKGRRVLLFPLPLEGHMNPMLHLAKILYSEGFSITIIHTNFNSPNPSDHPYFTFCSIPEGLSEIEAATYHEDPIAFLSALNVRCADPFRHLLANLLSGDPKEPIACLITDAVWDFIGDVAASFKLPWIALPTSNISCFLFSDAFPFLRNKGYMTTKDSPSNDAVPELPLVQVEDVPELPPLSVKDMPEIETGNPEDFFHLIANMFNKPKSSSGMIWNSFEELEDAALLKCHEVFGVPQFAIGPFHKYFQVSSSSSLIAQDKNSISWLDKEEPKSVLYVSFGSTGMINEADFLEVAWGLANSEQPFLWVIRPGSVLGSEWLELLPNGFHQMVVERGCIVKWAPQLEVLAHPAIGGFWTHCGWNSTLESISEGVPLICWPFFGDQKINARYATDVWKIGIHLEHKVERGEIEKAIKSLMVGIEGKEIRGRIKCLKEKVDICLKKEGSSYKSLHSLVDYILSF; encoded by the exons ATGGAAACCCATTTGCAGAAGAAGAAAGGCCGCAGGGTTCTTCTCTTTCCGTTGCCATTAGAAGGTCACATGAATCCAATGCTTCATTTAGCAAAAATCCTCTACTCAGAAGGTTTCTCAATTACTATAATCCACACCAATTTCAACTCTCCAAACCCATCCGATCACCCTTACTTCACCTTCTGCTCAATCCCTGAAGGCCTTTCAGAAATCGAAGCAGCTACATACCATGAAGACCCTATAGCTTTCCTTTCTGCCCTCAACGTTAGATGTGCTGACCCATTTCGTCATTTATTGGCTAATCTGTTGTCAGGTGATCCAAAGGAGCCTATTGCTTGCTTAATTACAGATGCTGTTTGGGATTTCATTGGAGATGTTGCTGCAAGTTTTAAGCTCCCTTGGATTGCTTTACCCACTAGTAATATCTCTTGCTTTCTCTTTTCTGATGCGTTTCCATTTCTGCGGAATAAAGGGTATATGACTACCAAAG ATTCCCCATCAAATGATGCAGTTCCAGAACTTCCACTCGTACAAGTTGAAGATGTGCCAGAACTTCCCCCTCTAAGTGTTAAAGACATGCCAGAAATTGAAACAGGAAACCCAGAGGATTTCTTCCATTTGATAGCTAACATGTTCAACAAGCCTAAGAGCTCCTCTGGTATGATTTGGAACTCctttgaagaattagaagatgcTGCACTGCTCAAATGCCATGAGGTATTCGGTGTCCCGCAGTTTGCAATAGGACCATTCCACAAGTACTTTCAAGTCTCTTCAAGCAGTAGCTTAATAGCACAAGACAAGAATTCCATTTCCTGGTTAGACAAAGAAGAGCCGAAGTCTGTGCTATATGTGAGCTTTGGTAGCACTGGAATGATAAATGAAGCTGATTTTTTAGAAGTAGCTTGGGGTTTAGCAAATAGCGAACAACCATTCTTGTGGGTTATTCGGCCTGGTTCAGTTCTGGGTTCAGAATGGCTTGAACTTTTGCCGAATGGGTTCCATCAGATGGTAGTTGAAAGAGGCTGCATAGTGAAATGGGCGCCGCAACTGGAGGTGCTAGCTCATCCTGCTATTGGTGGATTTTGGACACATTGTGGTTGGAATTCAACTTTGGAGAGTATTTCAGAAGGGGTTCCATTGATATGTTGGCCTTTTTTTGGTGATCAGAAGATAAATGCAAGGTATGCAACTGATGTTTGGAAAATTGGAATACATTTAGAACATAAGGTAGAAAGAGGGGAGATAGAGAAGGCAATTAAGAGTCTAATGGTGGGAATAGAGGGGAAGGAAATAAGAGGGAGAATTAAGTGTTTGAAGGAAAAGGTAGATATTTGTCTAAAAAAAGAGGGATCTTCATACAAATCTCTTCACAGCTTGGTTGATTACATATTATCATTCTAG
- the LOC136227605 gene encoding 7-deoxyloganetic acid glucosyltransferase-like — protein sequence MSEGSTSASVPHVLIFPAPGQGHVTPMLNLAQVLCLSGLNHITFLTYQSIHEKLVLCSDIQSRFLSKYPQFQFKTIPDCMPGPTKDFADWLRKLLEAMESKTKPKFKKMLSESDPSVDFIIGDMIMSFVHDAAIEVGIPSVQFHTCSASSFWVTYCIPLIIDAQQLPIRGEEDMDRLITKVPGMETILRCRDLPKKFCQVSDITDPSLLLCTNTMREAESLILNTFEELEGPILSQIRTRYPNTYTIGPVNELLQTKLNQQESNSSSNSLWKVDKSCIEWLDKQPSKSVLYISFGSVTLVTRDQIMELCHGLANSKKRFLWAIRHESLIDEDGNVLEKIPVELELGPKERGYIVSWAPQEDVLGHKAIGGFWTHSGWNSTLESVAAGVPMICWPYYGDQQVNSRFVSEVWKLGLDMKDTCDRNIVEKMINDLMVDMREEFVKSAEKMAELARISVQGGSSSCNLDRLIENIRLKS from the exons ATGAGTGAAGGGTCAACTTCTGCATCTGTTCCTCATGTACTTATATTTCCTGCACCAGGCCAAGGTCATGTAACCCCCATGCTTAATCTAGCTCAAGTTTTATGCCTTTCTGGCCTTAATCATATTACCTTCTTAACTTACCAATCCATCCATGAAAAACTTGTGCTTTGTTCAGATATCCAATCTCGTTTTCTTTCCAAATATCCTCAATTTCAATTCAAAACCATTCCAGATTGTATGCCTGGGCCAACGAAAGATTTCGCTGATTGGTTGAGAAAGTTGCTAGAGGCAATGGAATCAAAGACCAAGCCAAAATTCAAGAAAATGTTAAGTGAGAGTGATCCATCTGTGGATTTTATCATAGGAGATATGATTATGTCTTTTGTTCATGATGCTGCCATTGAAGTTGGAATTCCATCTGTTCAGTTCCATACTTGCAGTGCTTCCTCTTTTTGGGTTACTTATTGTATTCCTCTCATTATTGATGCTCAACAACTTCCTATTAGAG GAGAAGAAGACATGGACAGATTGATAACAAAAGTTCCAGGCATGGAAACCATTCTCCGATGCAGAGATCTTCCCAAAAAATTCTGCCAAGTTAGTGACATAACAGATCCAAGTCTCCTACTCTGCACAAACACTATGAGAGAAGCAGAATCACTAATCCTCAACACATTTGAAGAGCTAGAAGGACCAATACTCTCTCAAATCCGAACCCGATACCCTAACACCTACACCATTGGCCCTGTCAACGAGCTCTTGCAAACAAAACTAAATCAACAAGAGTCAAATTCAAGCTCCAACAGTCTATGGAAAGTGGACAAAAGCTGCATTGAATGGCTAGATAAGCAGCCATCGAAATCTGTACTTTATATAAGCTTTGGAAGTGTTACATTAGTGACAAGAGATCAAATAATGGAATTGTGCCATGGTCTTGCTAATAGCAAGAAGAGATTTTTGTGGGCAATCAGGCATGAATCTCTTATTGATGAAGATGGTAATGTTCTTGAAAAAATTCCAGTTGAACTTGAACTTGGGCCTAAGGAAAGAGGGTACATAGTGAGTTGGGCACCACAAGAGGACGTTTTAGGACATAAAGCAATAGGTGGATTTTGGACACATAGTGGATGGAACTCAACTTTGGAGAGTGTAGCTGCTGGTGTGCCTATGATTTGTTGGCCGTATTATGGTGATCAACAAGTGAATAGCAGGTTTGTTAGTGAGGTTTGGAAATTGGGGTTGGATATGAAGGATACATGTGATAGAAATATTGTTGAAAAGATGATAAATGATTTGATGGTTGATATGAGGGAGGAGTTTGTGAAATCTGCAGAAAAGATGGCTGAGTTGGCAAGAATTAGTGTCCAAGGAGGGTCTTCTTCCTGTAATCTTGATCGTTTGATTGAGAATATAAGGTTGAAAAGTTAA